A portion of the Sphingobacterium spiritivorum genome contains these proteins:
- a CDS encoding HAD family hydrolase, which yields MTPESQRKLQKLQEITAPYEALLYDVDGTLADNMLAHKLSYKAAAAEYGVDLDTDLIDETAGWPTIAVAQEIAKRYQTTFDFEVFSKRKSAIFIERFIQNTQPVDYVLAHLMANEGVKRIGVVSGGTRSTLQITLKVIDVEGRFETLVCAGDTPKGKPDPAPFLLAAKHLGVDPQKCIVLEDGDPGVQGAINAGMGWVRIDQL from the coding sequence ATGACTCCCGAATCCCAACGTAAACTCCAGAAACTCCAGGAAATCACTGCTCCTTATGAAGCCTTACTATATGATGTAGACGGTACTTTGGCAGATAATATGCTGGCACACAAACTTTCCTACAAAGCAGCAGCAGCTGAATATGGAGTAGATCTGGATACTGATCTTATCGATGAAACTGCCGGCTGGCCCACTATAGCTGTAGCACAAGAGATTGCAAAGCGTTATCAAACGACATTTGATTTTGAAGTATTCTCAAAGCGAAAGTCCGCTATTTTTATTGAGCGTTTTATTCAGAACACTCAGCCTGTAGATTATGTACTGGCACATCTGATGGCTAATGAAGGAGTTAAGAGAATAGGTGTCGTATCGGGAGGAACAAGATCTACCCTACAGATCACACTTAAGGTTATAGATGTTGAAGGCCGGTTCGAAACATTGGTTTGTGCAGGAGATACGCCTAAAGGGAAACCGGATCCAGCACCATTTTTACTGGCAGCAAAACACCTGGGTGTCGATCCTCAAAAATGTATTGTACTGGAAGATGGTGATCCGGGAGTACAAGGTGCCATCAATGCCGGTATGGGCTGGGTCAGGATAGACCAGCTGTAA
- a CDS encoding RNA-binding S4 domain-containing protein has protein sequence MQTFKLEGEYIAMIQLLKAMNWVEHGAMAQWVVTEGYVKYNGEVDFRKRLKVRVGDIVEFDGQQVKVV, from the coding sequence ATGCAAACGTTCAAATTAGAGGGAGAGTATATCGCTATGATTCAATTGCTGAAAGCAATGAATTGGGTAGAGCACGGTGCGATGGCACAATGGGTTGTAACAGAGGGGTATGTGAAATATAACGGTGAAGTGGATTTTCGTAAACGTCTCAAAGTGAGAGTCGGAGATATTGTTGAATTTGATGGACAGCAGGTAAAAGTAGTATAA
- a CDS encoding proline dehydrogenase family protein, producing the protein MSNTAAPGKLSFDNTEIAFKSKSDKDLDRAYWLFKMVASNTLIKIGTPITNFSLNIGLPIQGIIRNTIYKQFCGGETIQGCSPAIQQLGENGVGTILDYSVEGEDTEEVFDYTCEEILRTVAAAKNNPYISFSVFKPTGLGRFELFEKVNAKKELSDMETVEYQRMWDRTNRICKACYEADIKVLVDAEHSWIQDVIDDIAREMMELYNKEKPIVYNTYQLYRHDKLASLKADFAYARTQGFYLGAKTVRGAYMEIERERAAQKGYPSPIQPTKEASDIDYNEAILFCLDNVDQIGLMAGTHNEASSQLLAEEMNKRNISHQHPHIFFAQLLGMSDNLSFNLAAAGYNVAKYMPYGPVKAVMPYLFRRAQENTSVGGQTGRELSLIIKEKERRKSSRRA; encoded by the coding sequence ATGTCAAATACAGCTGCACCCGGTAAATTATCCTTTGATAATACGGAAATAGCATTTAAAAGTAAGAGTGATAAAGATCTGGACCGCGCCTACTGGTTATTTAAAATGGTGGCCAGCAATACCCTGATCAAAATCGGAACTCCGATTACTAATTTTTCGTTGAATATTGGTCTTCCGATACAAGGCATTATCAGAAACACTATTTACAAGCAATTCTGTGGCGGAGAGACTATACAGGGATGTTCGCCTGCAATTCAGCAATTAGGTGAAAATGGTGTTGGTACAATACTGGACTACTCTGTAGAAGGTGAGGATACGGAAGAAGTTTTCGATTATACATGTGAAGAGATTCTTCGTACGGTAGCCGCAGCTAAAAACAATCCTTATATTTCGTTTTCAGTATTCAAACCTACAGGATTGGGAAGATTTGAATTGTTTGAAAAAGTAAATGCTAAAAAAGAACTTTCCGATATGGAGACGGTCGAATACCAGCGAATGTGGGATCGTACCAACCGTATATGCAAAGCTTGTTATGAAGCAGATATCAAAGTACTTGTAGATGCCGAACACTCCTGGATACAGGACGTGATTGATGATATCGCAAGAGAGATGATGGAATTGTACAACAAGGAAAAACCCATTGTATATAATACCTATCAGCTATACAGACATGACAAATTAGCCTCGCTAAAAGCAGATTTTGCTTATGCACGTACACAAGGCTTTTATCTCGGTGCAAAAACAGTACGCGGAGCTTATATGGAAATTGAAAGAGAACGTGCAGCTCAAAAGGGCTATCCTTCTCCGATACAGCCGACAAAAGAAGCGTCGGATATCGATTATAACGAAGCGATCCTATTCTGTCTGGATAATGTTGATCAGATAGGTTTAATGGCAGGTACACATAATGAAGCAAGCAGTCAGTTACTGGCTGAAGAAATGAATAAGCGTAATATCAGTCATCAACACCCCCACATCTTCTTTGCTCAATTACTGGGGATGTCAGACAACCTGAGCTTCAACCTGGCGGCTGCAGGATACAATGTCGCTAAATACATGCCTTATGGACCTGTAAAAGCTGTTATGCCTTATCTGTTTCGCCGTGCACAGGAAAACACTTCTGTCGGCGGACAGACCGGACGCGAGCTATCTCTGATCATTAAAGAAAAAGAGAGAAGAAAATCTTCCAGAAGAGCATAG
- a CDS encoding zinc dependent phospholipase C family protein, translating to MKKVPVILPGILIILLCSSWGFYAHKLINRHAVFTLPTELAAFYKQNIDQITEKAVDADKRCYIDTAESPRHFIDLDTYDADALDTLPVHWSRAKEKIDERRLLSNGIVPWQIYITYQKLVKAFIARDKTKIIRHSADLGHYVGDAHVPLHTTKNYNGQYTGQTGIHAFWESRLPEMFAQSYKLATGKAQFISDPAALGWTIVYESAPLADTVLRIEKELSDHFSPSQKKTYLTRNNILILTYSDPYAKAYHEALNGMVEIRMRKAIQRIGSLWYSAWIEAGQPDLRKLKNTDSEPEKEIPSPSSQTFMGREEWP from the coding sequence ATGAAGAAAGTACCAGTGATTCTCCCCGGTATATTGATCATCCTGCTCTGCAGTTCATGGGGATTTTATGCACATAAGCTTATCAACAGGCATGCAGTATTTACATTGCCCACTGAACTTGCTGCATTTTATAAGCAAAATATAGATCAGATTACAGAAAAAGCAGTAGATGCTGACAAGCGCTGTTATATTGATACCGCTGAATCACCACGACATTTTATTGATCTCGATACATACGATGCTGATGCTTTAGATACTCTGCCTGTTCATTGGTCCAGAGCTAAAGAGAAAATCGATGAAAGAAGATTATTATCCAATGGTATTGTTCCCTGGCAAATCTATATCACCTATCAAAAACTTGTAAAAGCCTTTATAGCACGTGATAAGACTAAAATCATCCGACATTCCGCAGATTTGGGACATTATGTAGGAGATGCTCATGTTCCTTTACATACCACGAAAAATTACAATGGTCAATATACCGGCCAGACAGGAATACATGCCTTCTGGGAAAGCCGGCTACCGGAAATGTTTGCGCAAAGCTACAAGCTGGCTACCGGGAAAGCACAGTTTATTTCCGATCCGGCGGCGTTAGGATGGACTATTGTATATGAAAGTGCCCCTCTTGCAGATACAGTTCTCCGTATAGAGAAAGAGCTCTCCGATCACTTTTCACCATCGCAGAAAAAAACCTATCTCACACGTAATAATATATTGATTCTTACCTATTCGGATCCATATGCCAAAGCTTATCACGAGGCTCTTAACGGAATGGTTGAAATACGCATGCGAAAAGCTATTCAGCGCATTGGAAGTCTATGGTATTCTGCCTGGATAGAAGCCGGCCAACCTGATCTGCGGAAATTAAAAAATACAGATTCAGAACCGGAGAAAGAAATCCCTTCCCCATCCTCACAAACATTTATGGGCAGAGAAGAATGGCCGTAG
- a CDS encoding ThuA domain-containing protein — translation MRKIITLFIISVACVHLAFAQTGEKNVLIFSKTAAFRHKSIEHGAAVLKDLLAKNHITSDHSEDAGVFSEDQLAKYDAVLFLSTTGDIFNDSQKEAFQKFIRSGKGFVGIHAASDTEYHWPWYGQMVGGYFVSHPAVQEALIHVLNRKHPSTKHLSKEWKHKDEWYDFRDIQPDNKILMKVDENSYKGGKMNGNHPIAWYKEFEGGRIFYTGLGHTEESYDEPDFQQHVLGGLRYVLKIK, via the coding sequence ATGAGGAAAATAATCACACTATTCATTATTTCTGTTGCATGTGTACATCTTGCATTTGCGCAAACCGGGGAAAAAAATGTTTTAATTTTTAGTAAGACTGCAGCATTTCGTCATAAGAGTATAGAACATGGCGCTGCAGTACTTAAAGATCTTTTGGCGAAGAATCATATCACTTCTGATCACAGCGAAGACGCAGGTGTTTTTTCTGAAGATCAGTTAGCAAAGTATGATGCGGTATTGTTTTTAAGTACGACAGGAGATATCTTCAACGATAGCCAAAAGGAAGCTTTTCAAAAATTTATCCGCTCCGGAAAGGGATTTGTCGGAATTCATGCTGCCAGCGATACAGAATACCACTGGCCGTGGTATGGTCAGATGGTAGGTGGTTATTTTGTGAGTCATCCGGCTGTTCAGGAGGCATTGATCCATGTGCTTAATCGTAAACATCCGTCAACAAAACATTTGTCCAAAGAATGGAAACATAAGGATGAATGGTATGATTTCAGAGATATTCAGCCGGATAATAAAATCCTGATGAAGGTTGATGAAAATTCGTATAAAGGGGGTAAAATGAACGGTAACCATCCTATAGCCTGGTACAAAGAGTTTGAAGGTGGTCGTATATTTTATACCGGACTCGGACATACAGAGGAATCGTACGATGAACCAGACTTTCAGCAACATGTGCTGGGAGGATTGCGCTATGTGCTTAAGATAAAGTAG
- a CDS encoding TonB-dependent receptor plug domain-containing protein — protein sequence MLRSILILLSLGSTIIVYGQKASLNTQEMETRQDTTKLNEIMISENRLQIPFAKQSRNIQIITSEEIKRLPGNSLNEILQSVNGVDIRQRGPFGSQADISIDGGSFEQTLVLVNGVKMADPQTAHHALNLPIPLDAIERIEVIRGPASRIYGINSLTGAINIVTKKPKESFISAHVYGGSSFKDNEEKTSEKYYGAGTQIGGAWHQEKHNHLFFYNYQKSNGQRYNTASENNKLYYQGEYNPGDSDHINWSAGYIDNKFGANGFYAAPGDKESQERVKTAFATLSSRHQLTEKLSVSPRISNRYNEDDYRYYRQDFSKARSKHFNNSLTAELNGVYQTSFGDFGLGIESRWERINSSNIGTHKRENQGAYAEFKTEAIQNLMINVGTYVNYNSDYGWQVFPGIDLGYDLDSKWKLVLNAGSSQRIPSFTDLYLKQPGNIGNPDLTSENAYQIETGVKYINNNLIIQGGYFYRSISDFIDWTREISTVPYQPFNIGNNKVNGLNASLRYQIGDDQDVTRYFINLGYNYLRPSIKKEESGTDSKYAIESLRHQAIANLTVQHSAWSLTTSNRFSERISYKSYFLSDLKLAYNWTKISLYADVQNIFNVTYIQAGAVPMPGIWYSLGAKFNCSFSR from the coding sequence ATGCTAAGATCAATACTGATACTCCTATCCTTAGGCAGCACCATCATTGTATATGGACAAAAAGCTTCATTAAATACGCAGGAAATGGAAACTCGTCAGGATACAACGAAACTGAATGAGATCATGATCAGTGAAAACAGATTACAAATCCCGTTTGCAAAGCAAAGCCGAAATATTCAGATTATAACCAGTGAGGAGATAAAAAGATTGCCAGGGAATTCTTTAAATGAAATCCTGCAGTCTGTAAATGGAGTAGATATAAGACAGCGGGGGCCTTTTGGATCACAGGCAGATATCAGCATTGACGGCGGCAGTTTTGAACAAACACTGGTACTGGTAAATGGGGTAAAAATGGCTGATCCGCAAACTGCGCACCATGCCCTCAATCTGCCAATCCCTTTGGATGCGATAGAGCGTATTGAAGTAATCCGAGGGCCTGCTTCCCGAATATATGGAATCAACAGTCTGACAGGTGCAATCAATATCGTCACGAAGAAACCAAAAGAAAGTTTTATTTCAGCACACGTATATGGTGGCAGCTCCTTTAAAGATAACGAAGAGAAGACATCAGAAAAATACTACGGTGCAGGCACACAAATCGGAGGCGCATGGCACCAGGAAAAACACAATCATCTTTTCTTTTATAACTATCAGAAATCAAACGGACAGCGCTACAATACAGCTTCCGAAAATAATAAACTGTACTATCAGGGTGAATATAATCCCGGAGATTCCGATCATATCAACTGGTCTGCAGGTTATATTGACAACAAATTTGGGGCAAACGGGTTTTATGCCGCTCCGGGAGATAAGGAATCTCAGGAACGCGTAAAAACAGCATTTGCAACCCTATCTTCCAGACATCAGCTTACCGAAAAACTTTCGGTATCTCCCCGCATCAGCAATCGCTACAATGAGGATGACTACCGCTATTACCGTCAGGATTTTTCAAAAGCACGAAGTAAACATTTTAACAACTCCCTTACAGCCGAACTGAACGGAGTGTACCAGACTTCATTCGGAGATTTCGGATTAGGAATTGAATCCCGTTGGGAACGGATCAACAGTTCCAATATAGGCACACACAAAAGAGAAAATCAAGGGGCTTATGCAGAATTTAAGACAGAAGCTATACAAAATCTGATGATCAACGTAGGTACATATGTCAATTACAATTCGGACTATGGATGGCAGGTTTTTCCCGGAATCGATCTTGGCTATGATCTGGACAGCAAATGGAAGCTGGTACTAAATGCAGGAAGTAGTCAGCGTATTCCTTCTTTCACGGATCTTTATCTGAAACAGCCCGGGAATATAGGAAACCCCGATCTTACTTCGGAGAATGCTTATCAGATTGAGACCGGGGTGAAGTATATCAACAATAACCTTATTATTCAGGGAGGATATTTTTATCGCTCTATATCCGATTTTATTGACTGGACACGAGAAATCAGCACCGTCCCCTATCAACCCTTTAATATCGGCAACAATAAAGTAAATGGGTTGAATGCATCATTACGTTATCAGATTGGAGATGATCAGGATGTAACCCGGTATTTCATTAACCTCGGATACAACTATCTCCGCCCATCAATTAAAAAAGAAGAGTCGGGTACAGATTCAAAATATGCGATAGAAAGTCTGCGCCATCAGGCGATTGCAAACCTGACAGTACAACACAGTGCATGGTCGTTGACAACCTCCAATCGCTTCAGCGAGCGGATTTCTTATAAATCTTATTTCCTGTCAGATCTTAAGTTAGCCTATAACTGGACCAAAATCAGTCTTTATGCAGATGTACAGAATATTTTTAATGTCACGTACATACAGGCTGGAGCCGTTCCTATGCCCGGCATTTGGTACAGCCTGGGTGCAAAATTCAACTGTTCTTTCAGTAGATAA
- the aroB gene encoding 3-dehydroquinate synthase: MHVINSLGYQVVFDDTLASLRTFLAEREYSKILVLVDRNTNDHCLPILQMVLNDVKDYDIIEVDPGEENKNIDFCIGVWKTMLDFGADRKSLMINLGGGVVTDMGGFAASTFKRGLDFIQIPTTLLSQVDASVGGKTGIDLDNVKNIIGTFTQPQAVFINTNFLHTLDNRQLNSGFAEVIKHGLIFDRDLYNTIKGMTDVRGISTDIIFRSVEIKNEVITQDPTEKGLRKILNFGHTIGHAIEGFSLFNDDQPLLHGEAIAIGMICEGYLSYKLTDLSKEDLDDIITTFRSHYPDYRISIENYDEFIALMKNDKKNAGSKIGFALLTGIGSCTYDHYVEEELIIESLDFYRELIT; encoded by the coding sequence ATGCACGTAATAAACAGCTTAGGGTATCAGGTCGTATTCGATGATACTTTAGCCTCCCTGAGAACTTTTCTAGCAGAGCGCGAATATTCAAAAATTCTGGTATTAGTAGACCGCAATACAAACGATCACTGTCTTCCTATTCTTCAAATGGTCCTTAACGATGTAAAGGATTACGATATTATTGAAGTCGATCCGGGTGAAGAAAACAAGAACATTGATTTCTGTATTGGAGTATGGAAAACCATGCTCGATTTTGGTGCAGACCGTAAAAGTCTGATGATAAATCTTGGAGGAGGTGTGGTGACTGATATGGGAGGCTTTGCCGCTTCGACGTTCAAAAGAGGATTAGATTTTATACAGATCCCAACTACGCTGCTGAGTCAGGTAGATGCGTCTGTGGGAGGTAAAACAGGTATCGATCTGGATAACGTGAAAAATATTATCGGAACATTCACACAGCCACAAGCCGTATTTATCAATACTAATTTTCTCCACACACTGGATAACAGACAGCTAAATTCCGGGTTTGCAGAGGTGATCAAGCACGGGTTGATTTTTGATCGCGATCTATACAATACTATCAAAGGAATGACGGATGTACGTGGTATCAGTACTGATATTATTTTTCGTTCCGTAGAGATCAAAAATGAGGTTATTACTCAGGATCCTACTGAAAAGGGGCTTCGCAAGATTCTGAATTTTGGACACACTATTGGTCATGCGATAGAAGGTTTCTCTTTATTTAACGATGATCAGCCTCTGTTACACGGAGAAGCTATTGCTATCGGAATGATCTGTGAAGGCTATCTTTCGTACAAATTGACGGATTTGAGCAAGGAAGACCTTGACGATATAATCACCACATTCAGAAGCCACTATCCGGATTACCGTATCTCGATCGAAAACTATGACGAGTTTATTGCGTTGATGAAAAACGATAAGAAAAATGCCGGCTCTAAAATAGGATTTGCTTTATTGACAGGTATAGGATCTTGTACATATGATCATTATGTTGAAGAAGAGTTGATTATCGAAAGTTTAGATTTCTATCGGGAACTAATTACATAA
- a CDS encoding RNA polymerase sigma factor — translation MKLLRKYTDQKEPMSLRKALDDCGMGRGERGKAYVYKKYYGYLMAIVIRYIKHEMESEEVVNECFVKAFAKLDSFNLDVEEERLEKSFRSWIARIAVNQSIDFLRSKKQMLMLDDVSEYELVPHAVHNHSSLEVQDILKLLDELPEIQRTIFNMYEVEGFSHDEIASLLNIPDSTSRTYLTRAKQKLRKLYVEQFHTADHRS, via the coding sequence GTGAAATTACTTCGTAAATACACTGACCAAAAGGAACCCATGAGCCTTCGTAAAGCTCTGGATGACTGTGGTATGGGGCGTGGAGAACGTGGTAAGGCATATGTGTACAAAAAGTATTATGGTTATTTGATGGCCATTGTTATTCGGTACATTAAGCATGAAATGGAATCTGAAGAGGTCGTAAATGAGTGTTTTGTAAAGGCCTTTGCAAAATTAGATTCTTTTAATCTCGATGTGGAGGAGGAACGCTTGGAAAAATCGTTTCGTTCCTGGATAGCACGGATCGCTGTCAATCAATCTATAGACTTTTTGAGAAGTAAGAAGCAAATGTTGATGCTGGATGACGTGTCCGAGTATGAGCTTGTTCCTCATGCTGTACATAATCATTCCTCACTGGAGGTTCAGGATATATTAAAATTGTTGGATGAATTGCCGGAAATTCAACGTACCATATTCAATATGTATGAAGTAGAAGGTTTTTCGCATGATGAGATTGCGTCGCTGTTGAATATTCCGGACAGCACCTCCCGTACGTATCTGACAAGAGCAAAACAGAAGTTAAGAAAATTATATGTAGAGCAGTTTCATACTGCAGATCACAGAAGTTAA